The Diospyros lotus cultivar Yz01 chromosome 15, ASM1463336v1, whole genome shotgun sequence genome has a window encoding:
- the LOC127792662 gene encoding uncharacterized oxidoreductase At1g06690, chloroplastic: MALHASSGLLAAAAAGGLGPRKVHRIRAAVSTETTEEGKVQLGGSDLKVTRLGIGAWSWGDTSYWNNFEWDDRKMKAAKSAFDTSIDSGITLFDTAEVYGSRLALGAVNSETLLGRFIKERKERNPEVEVAVATKFAALPWRLGRQSVISALKDSLCRLGLSSVDLYQLHWPGVWGNEGYIDGLGDAVQQGLVKAVGVSNYSEKRLRDAYEQLKKRGIPLASNQVNYSLIYRVPEENGVKATCDELGITLIAYSPIAQGALTGKYTPENPPTGPRGRIYTPEFLTQLQPLINRIKEIGQNYQKTPTQVVLNWLIAQENVVPIPGAKNAEQAQEFAGALGWRLTNEEVDELRSLASQTKPVIGFPVEKM, from the exons ATGGCTCTCCATGCTAGCAGCGGATTGcttgccgccgccgccgccggcgGTTTGGGTCCGAGGAAGGTTCATAGAATCAGAGCCGCCGTTTCAACAGAAACAACTGAAGAAGGTAAGGTGCAGCTCGGCGGTTCGGATTTGAAGGTGACGAGGCTTGGGATTGGGGCTTGGTCTTGGGGCGATACCAGCTACTGGAACAACTTTGAGTGGGATG ataggaagATGAAGGCAGCTAAGTCTGCTTTTGATACCAGCATAGATTCTGGTATTACATTATTTGATACTGCTGAAGTTTATGGCTCAAGG CTAGCATTGGGTGCAGTAAATTCTGAGACACTGCTGGGAAG ATTTAttaaggaaaggaaagaaagaaatcctGAAGTGGAGGTTGCTGTTGCAACCAAATTTGCAGCTTTACCCTGGAGGCTAGGCCGTCAGAGTGTCATTAGTGCTCTTAAGGACTCACTATGTCGTCTCGGGCTTTCTTCAGTGGACCTCTATCAACTCCATTG GCCAGGAGTATGGGGAAATGAAG GGTATATAGATGGTCTTGGAGATGCTGTGCAGCAGGGTCTTGTGAAGGCTGTTGGGGTTTCTAATTACAGTG AGAAACGTCTTCGGGATGCATATGAACAGCTTAAAAAAAGAGGTATCCCGCTGGCATCAAACCAAGTCAATTACAGTCTAATATATAGGGTTCCAGAAGAAAATGGTGTTAAGGCTACCTGTGATGAACTGGGGATCACTTTGATTGCATATTCACCTATTGCACAAG GTGCTTTGACGGGAAAGTACACACCTGAAAATCCTCCCACTGGCCCTCGAGGGAGGATTTACACTCCTGAGTTCCTAACACAG CTCCAACCTTTGATAAACAGAATCAAGGAGATAGGACAGAACTATCAAAAAACTCCCACACAG GTCGTCCTTAACTGGTTAATAGCTCAGGAGAACGTTGTCCCGATCCCAGGAGCCAAAAACGCAGAACAAGCTCAAGAGTTTGCGGGTGCGCTGGGGTGGAGACTCACCAATGAAGAGGTCGACGAGCTGCGTTCTTTGGCATCGCAAACAAAGCCCGTTATCGGCTTTCCTGTAGAAAAAATGTAG